One window of Leptotrichia sp. oral taxon 498 genomic DNA carries:
- a CDS encoding NAD-binding protein: MSSALFQEKKDMFTNRKYPAAFMLKHITKDLKLSNEEIENRKLSLPLIEDTTKNYSEALEQGYGEQDMAAIFEILSKKND; encoded by the coding sequence ATGAGTTCGGCACTATTTCAGGAAAAAAAAGATATGTTTACAAACAGAAAATATCCTGCGGCATTTATGTTAAAACATATAACAAAAGACTTAAAATTATCAAATGAAGAAATTGAAAATAGAAAATTATCATTACCGTTAATTGAAGATACAACTAAAAATTATTCAGAAGCTTTAGAACAAGGGTATGGAGAACAAGATATGGCGGCTATTTTTGAAATTTTAAGCAAGAAAAATGATTAA